A window from Myripristis murdjan chromosome 11, fMyrMur1.1, whole genome shotgun sequence encodes these proteins:
- the LOC115367237 gene encoding cyclin-dependent kinase 5 activator 1: MGTVLSLSPGSRKSGYYDNRPGSLSHYPSLSSRSLNTQKDRGLKRGQSIFLPALTWKRLVASTKKRGNSKKGPGGPAALGDPLNNNNNINIYQKDAVLHLNRENVKKSLSCANLSSYEGPAGLGLGLGYGLGIGQGHGYGYSKSQQLSSVKKVPQSTVTSSPKRVIVQASTSELLRCLGEFLCGRCYRLKHLSPADPVLWLRAVDRSLLLQGWQDQAFVTPANVVFVYMLCRDVVDGDLVASEHELQATLLTCLYLSYSYMGNEISYPLKPFLVEAGKEAFWDRCLAIIDATSAKMLRINADPHFFTQVFAELKSEGGCGPQDYSRVLDR; this comes from the coding sequence ATGGGCACTGTACTATCACTGTCGCCTGGCTCTCGGAAGTCAGGCTACTATGACAACCGGCCAGGCTCCCTCAGCCACTACCCGAGCCTCAGCAGCCGCTCTCTCAACACCCAGAAGGATCGCGGCCTGAAACGGGGGCAGTCGATCTTCCTCCCGGCACTGACATGGAAGAGACTGGTTGCCTCTACGAAGAAGAGAGGCAACTCCAAAAAAGGCCCGGGTGGCCCAGCGGCCCTCGGCGACCcgctcaacaacaacaacaacatcaacatctaCCAAAAGGATGCTGTGCTGCACCTCAACCGTGAGAATGTGAAGAAGTCTCTGTCATGTGCCAACCTGTCCAGCTATGAGGGTCCAGCAGGACTGGGCCTGGGGCTCGGCTACGGGCTAGGGATTGGCCAGGGGCACGGCTATGGCTACAGCAAGTCCCAACAGCTTTCCTCTGTGAAGAAGGTTCCCCAAAGCACGGTGACCTCATCTCCCAAGCGTGTCATCGTCCAGGCCTCCACCAGCGAGCTCCTCCGTTGCCTGGGGGAGTTCCTGTGCGGCCGCTGCTACCGCCTGAAACACCTTTCCCCGGCCGACCCGGTGCTGTGGCTGCGGGCCGTGGACCGctcgctgctgctgcagggctgGCAGGACCAGGCCTTCGTCACGCCGGCCAACGTGGTCTTTGTCTACATGCTGTGCCGGGACGTTGTAGACGGGGATTTGGTGGCATCAGAGCATGAGCTGCAGGCCACACTGCTCACCTGCCTCTACCTGTCCTACTCCTACATGGGCAATGAGATCTCCTACCCGCTCAAGCCCTTCCTGGTTGAGGCCGGCAAGGAGGCCTTCTGGGACCGCTGCCTCGCCATCATCGACGCCACCAGCGCCAAGATGCTGCGCATCAATGCAGACCCGCACTTTTTTACGCAGGTGTTCGCTGAACTCAAGAGTGAGGGTGGCTGTGGCCCTCAGGACTACAGCCGGGTGCTGGATCGGTGA